The genomic region TGAAACCGTTCTTGTCAAAGAACTCATAAGTTGCATAGATAATAGCGTTACGGATTTGCATCACCGCTACTTGCTTACGAGAACGAAGCCACAAGTGACGGTTGTCCATCAAGAAGTCTGTTCCGTGTTCTTTTGGTGTAATTGGGTAGTCTTGAGATTCACCAATCACTTCGATGTCTGTAATGTCCAACTCATAACCAAATTTAGAACGTTCGTCTTCTTTGACAATCCCTGTCACATAAACAGAAGTTTCTTGGCTCAAGCGTTTGATGATATCAAACTTCTCAAGTCCCACTTCTTCACCAAATTTTTCTACAAAGTTTGGTTTAAAGGCTACACCTTGGAAGAAGGCTGTTCCATCACGCAATTGCAAGAAGGCGATTTTTCCTTTTCCTGATTTATTGGCAACCCAAGCACCAATCGTCACTTCTTGACCAACATAGTCTTTTACATCAATAATCGTTACACGTTTTGTCATTATTTTTCCTTTTCTTTTTCTTTTATTTTTCCATAAATTCTTTCAAGCGTTTAACTGCTTCTTTAAGCGTATCTAGGTCTGTCGCATAGCTGAGGCGCACATTTTCTGGCGCTCCAAATCCAGCTCCTGTTACCAAGGCTACTTCAGCTTCTTCTAGGATAGCGGTTGTAAAGTCTGTCACATCCGTATAGCCTTTCATCTCCATGGCCTTTTTGACATTTGGGAAGAGGTAGAAGGCTCCTTGTGGTTTGACCACTTCAAATCCAGGCACCTCAGCAAGTAGGGGATAGATGGTATTGAGTCGTTCCTCAAAAGCCTGACGCATGCTTTCTACAGTATCTTGCTCACCTGATAGAGCCTCAACTGCTGCATACTGGGCTACTGCTGAAGGGTTTGAAGTTGTTTGACCTGCAATCTTGGACATGGCAGCGATAATGTCTGCTTCTCCAACGGCATAGCCAATCCGCCAACCAGTCATAGCATAGGTTTTAGACACACCATTGATGACCACTGTTTGCTTGCGAATCGCTTCAGATAAGCTAGAAATGGCTGTAAACTCATGGCCATTATAAACCAAACGGCCATAAATATCATCTGCTAGGATGAGAATATCCTTTTCTACAGCCCAGTTCCCGATTGCCAAGAGCTCCTCACGGGTGTAAATCATACCTGTCGGATTGGATGGCGAATTCAGCACCAAAACCTTGGTCTTATCTGTGCGAGCTGCTTCTAGCTGCTCTACGGTCACCTTAAAGTGATTGTCCTCTTTAGCAGGGACAAAGACTGGCACACCCTCTGCCATCTTGACCTGGTCTCCATAGCTGACCCAGTATGGGGTTGGGATGATCACTTCATCACCTGGATTGACCACTGCCATAAAGAAGGTATAGAGAGAATATTTGGCTCCAGCAGCGACTGTCACTTGATTTGGCGCTACAGAATAGCCATAAAAGCGCTCAAAGTAGGTATTGACCGCTGCCTTGAGCTCTGGCAGACCTGAGGTCACTGTATAAAAAGAAGCACGCCCATCTTGAATCGATGCAATGGCGGCATCTTGGATATTTTTTGGAGTAGTGAAATCTGGCTCACCCAAGGTTAGAGACAAAATATCTCTTCCCTCAGCCTTGAGTGCTTTAGCACGGGCTCCAGCAGCCAAGGTCACACTTTCTTCCATTTCTAAAACACGGTTGGATAGTTTCATAGGCCCTCCTTATTGACCAATGCTCCTGTTTCAAAATCTACTAGATAAAAATCAGAGCCTGACTTGACTTCCCAAATTGGCTTGTCTTGATAACGGCCAAAGGTAATCTTGTCAATCTCGCCAGCTCCTTTTTCCTTAGAAACGGCTTCCGCTTTTTCTTGTGAAATACCCTGATTTAGTTGATAAACGTAAATCTTATGGTCATCTTTTCCAATCAGGACAGCAAGTGCTTCTTGTTTTTTATTACGACCAAGAATGCTATAATAGGATTCCAAGCCATTGTATAAGTCAACCTGATCAGCCTGCTCTAATCCTGCATACTGCTGAGCTAATTTTTCTCCTTCACTTTTAGCTGTTTGATAAGGTTTCATACTCAGAAACACTAGATACAGAAAGGAAGCACTGATAACCACAAGCAAAATCGTCATCCCTAGACCATACTGCCACAGTAGATTATTTTTTGCTTTGTTTTGTCTTTTTTTCACTCGTCTATTTTACCATCTATTAAACTTTATTACAAGTGAATATAAGAATACTCTTCGAAAATCAAATTCAAACCACGTCAGCTTCGCCTTGCCGTACTCCAGTACAACCTGCGGCTAGCTTCCTAGTTTGCTCTTTGATTTTCATTGAGTATAAGCAACCAATTCTATTTCTTACTTCAAAGCAAACCAGAATCCAAAAAACAGTTCTTACTTTTCCAGTAGCACGTGACTAAGTTTCAGCAATTTTATAATTTTCAAATAAACTCTGAGCAAATTTCTTGCAAGTCCTTTTGTTTTGTTGTAATATATTCCGTAACAACGAGAGACTTCTCGGAAATTTAAGAAAAAGGAGACACATCATGTCTAAAAAAGTATTATTTATCGTCGGATCTCTTCGCCAAGGTTCTTTCAACCACCAAATGGCGCTCGAAGCTGAGAAAGCACTTGCTGGTAAAGCAGAAGTTAGCTATCTTGATTATTCAGCTGTCCCTCTCTTCAGTCAAGATTTAGAAGTTCCAACTCACCCAGCTGTAGCAGCTGCTCGTGAAGCAGTTCTCGCTGCGGATGCTATCTGGATCTTCTCTCCAGTCTACAACTTCTCTATCCCTGGTACAGTGAAAAACTTGCTTGACTGGCTATCTCGTGCCCTTGACTTATCTGATACACGTGGTGCTTCTGCCCTTCAAGACAAGTTTGTCACAGTATCATCTGTAGCTAATGCCGGTCACGATCAACTTTTCGCTATTTACAAGGACCTCTTGCCATTTATCCGTACGCAAATCGTTGGTGATTTCA from Streptococcus mitis NCTC 12261 harbors:
- a CDS encoding pyridoxal phosphate-dependent aminotransferase, with the protein product MKLSNRVLEMEESVTLAAGARAKALKAEGRDILSLTLGEPDFTTPKNIQDAAIASIQDGRASFYTVTSGLPELKAAVNTYFERFYGYSVAPNQVTVAAGAKYSLYTFFMAVVNPGDEVIIPTPYWVSYGDQVKMAEGVPVFVPAKEDNHFKVTVEQLEAARTDKTKVLVLNSPSNPTGMIYTREELLAIGNWAVEKDILILADDIYGRLVYNGHEFTAISSLSEAIRKQTVVINGVSKTYAMTGWRIGYAVGEADIIAAMSKIAGQTTSNPSAVAQYAAVEALSGEQDTVESMRQAFEERLNTIYPLLAEVPGFEVVKPQGAFYLFPNVKKAMEMKGYTDVTDFTTAILEEAEVALVTGAGFGAPENVRLSYATDLDTLKEAVKRLKEFMEK
- a CDS encoding DUF5590 domain-containing protein, which produces MKKRQNKAKNNLLWQYGLGMTILLVVISASFLYLVFLSMKPYQTAKSEGEKLAQQYAGLEQADQVDLYNGLESYYSILGRNKKQEALAVLIGKDDHKIYVYQLNQGISQEKAEAVSKEKGAGEIDKITFGRYQDKPIWEVKSGSDFYLVDFETGALVNKEGL
- a CDS encoding NADPH-dependent FMN reductase yields the protein MSKKVLFIVGSLRQGSFNHQMALEAEKALAGKAEVSYLDYSAVPLFSQDLEVPTHPAVAAAREAVLAADAIWIFSPVYNFSIPGTVKNLLDWLSRALDLSDTRGASALQDKFVTVSSVANAGHDQLFAIYKDLLPFIRTQIVGDFTAARVNDSAWADGKLVLEETVLNSLEKQAQDLVNAI